The following proteins are co-located in the Nitrospirota bacterium genome:
- the queF gene encoding preQ(1) synthase: MKRKITKRPSKTTALGYNENHAKSGISAPLPDIETFPSQYKGYEITITIPEYTAICPKTGLPDFGTITLHYMPGKECLELKSLKMYLHAYRNLGIFYENAVNRILHDIVTASKPVWAKVTGEFTARGGLSSKIEATYP; the protein is encoded by the coding sequence GTGAAACGTAAGATAACAAAACGACCATCAAAAACCACAGCACTCGGCTACAACGAGAACCATGCGAAGAGCGGAATTTCCGCGCCACTGCCGGACATTGAAACATTCCCGAGCCAATACAAGGGCTACGAAATCACCATCACCATTCCTGAATATACCGCGATCTGCCCGAAGACCGGCCTTCCTGACTTCGGGACCATCACGCTACACTACATGCCGGGCAAAGAATGCCTGGAACTGAAGTCGTTAAAAATGTACCTCCACGCCTACAGAAATCTCGGGATTTTCTACGAGAACGCGGTCAATCGTATCCTCCACGATATCGTAACCGCCTCCAAGCCAGTCTGGGCCAAGGTCACCGGTGAATTTACAGCGCGCGGTGGACTATCGAGTAAAATTGAAGCAACCTATCCCTAA
- a CDS encoding 2-oxoacid:acceptor oxidoreductase family protein, with protein MAKRFNIRMAGVGGQGVVTGSHILSTAVIHAGGESTIVPFYGSEKRMAPVESYVRVSDEPIYEIGEITFPHIIIIFHPQVITHGKSYTMPFYFGLKEDGIALINNDGPMSLHRDQQRELEERRAKLYYFPATKLSLEVAGMDLCTNMALMGCIGAITGLTSVEALEQSVKDRFLGKGFVVSGGTAALDSVVERKFKKKQELIDKNVAVIQAGWNYAVDHGWAASTVKRSEVSATVSA; from the coding sequence ATGGCAAAGCGCTTCAACATTCGGATGGCGGGAGTCGGTGGTCAAGGTGTCGTGACAGGGTCGCACATTCTGAGTACCGCCGTGATTCATGCCGGCGGCGAAAGCACGATCGTCCCGTTTTATGGCTCGGAAAAGCGGATGGCGCCGGTCGAGAGTTATGTCCGTGTGTCGGATGAACCGATCTATGAGATCGGGGAAATCACGTTCCCGCATATCATCATTATTTTCCATCCCCAGGTTATTACTCACGGCAAGTCGTACACGATGCCGTTTTACTTCGGATTGAAGGAAGACGGGATTGCGTTGATCAACAACGACGGCCCGATGTCCCTTCATCGCGATCAGCAGCGTGAGTTGGAAGAGCGCCGCGCGAAGCTCTATTACTTCCCTGCCACCAAGTTATCTCTCGAAGTCGCAGGGATGGACCTCTGTACGAATATGGCGTTGATGGGTTGTATCGGCGCGATCACGGGGTTGACCTCGGTTGAAGCCTTGGAGCAGTCGGTAAAGGATCGGTTCCTCGGTAAAGGATTTGTCGTTTCCGGCGGCACCGCGGCCTTGGATAGCGTGGTCGAGCGGAAATTCAAAAAGAAGCAGGAATTGATCGACAAGAACGTGGCAGTGATTCAGGCCGGTTGGAACTATGCAGTCGATCACGGTTGGGCTGCGTCGACGGTTAAGCGGTCGGAAGTCAGTGCGACGGTCAGCGCCTAA
- a CDS encoding thiamine pyrophosphate-dependent enzyme, whose product MSLDYVKFSGGFEKFMPKEYRDMVEHGPFGKKISVSQMGSFKEILEEHPMCAGCAMTLFIRLAIIAFPNPEDTITVGTAGCGRLAISQAAIPFVYGNYGDQNGVASGLSRGLRLRFGDKPKDVVVIAGDGGTADIGFQQVLHSWFRKERFTTIMLDNEVYGNTGGQESGMTNRGAVLKMAPLGKKFEKMDMLQMAKVAGCAYVATVVPNNPRRVESVIKKAVLIAREVGSTYIQAYTSCNIEYAIPTDKVMEDAKTVENDRYQFTEYVSEEAKQYLTERYGYKDYLPKPAAPAAAIPNKA is encoded by the coding sequence ATGAGTCTTGACTATGTGAAGTTTTCAGGCGGGTTTGAAAAGTTCATGCCCAAGGAATATCGGGACATGGTTGAGCATGGACCGTTCGGCAAGAAAATTTCCGTTTCCCAAATGGGAAGCTTTAAGGAAATTCTCGAAGAGCATCCCATGTGCGCCGGCTGCGCGATGACCCTGTTCATCAGGCTGGCCATCATTGCGTTTCCCAACCCAGAAGACACCATTACAGTTGGAACGGCTGGCTGCGGTCGGTTGGCCATTTCCCAGGCTGCGATCCCCTTTGTGTACGGTAACTACGGCGACCAGAACGGTGTGGCGAGCGGACTCTCTCGTGGCCTCCGGCTTCGGTTCGGCGACAAGCCAAAGGATGTGGTCGTCATTGCAGGAGACGGCGGTACGGCGGATATCGGTTTCCAGCAGGTCCTCCACTCCTGGTTCCGCAAGGAACGCTTCACCACGATCATGTTGGACAACGAAGTGTATGGCAACACCGGTGGTCAGGAGAGCGGTATGACCAACCGTGGCGCCGTGCTGAAGATGGCCCCGTTGGGGAAGAAGTTTGAGAAAATGGATATGTTGCAGATGGCCAAGGTTGCTGGCTGCGCCTATGTGGCGACCGTGGTTCCGAACAATCCACGCCGCGTAGAGAGCGTCATCAAGAAAGCCGTGTTGATTGCCCGCGAAGTGGGCTCGACCTACATCCAGGCCTATACCTCTTGTAACATCGAGTACGCGATTCCGACCGACAAAGTGATGGAAGACGCGAAGACCGTTGAGAACGATCGGTATCAGTTCACGGAGTACGTGAGCGAAGAGGCCAAGCAGTATTTGACCGAGCGATATGGCTACAAAGATTATCTTCCGAAGCCGGCTGCTCCTGCTGCCGCAATTCCAAACAAGGCTTAA
- a CDS encoding carbon monoxide dehydrogenase beta subunit family protein — protein MATTPDTRERIIVPGPAGFHPPSAAQLGVALPDPGEGLYYGLLEPNEDKVIEEMARKMLTSPNATIFPGPLVLWAWNEHAIEKAKAVLEIAAQIPNVMIIPMPDYRPKYPKIDPEEVINPNHPNLTIWGNKIEACVFIGVHCHYANLTLKMIRAGTNCLTMAICAEQGHEDAMLTIRDSDIIKLKKTAQLFKRVREEMGIKLPENGENVRFTGTQSRVHGGKTHTNPLTFAPVAVGVAGAAAFGHSAEQMKREG, from the coding sequence GTGGCAACGACGCCTGATACAAGAGAACGCATCATTGTTCCGGGTCCGGCAGGATTCCATCCGCCGTCGGCGGCTCAGTTAGGGGTCGCGCTGCCAGACCCAGGGGAGGGGCTGTATTACGGATTGCTGGAGCCCAATGAAGACAAGGTCATTGAAGAGATGGCCCGTAAAATGCTGACGAGCCCCAATGCTACGATTTTCCCGGGACCGCTGGTTCTTTGGGCGTGGAACGAGCATGCCATCGAAAAGGCGAAGGCCGTACTGGAGATTGCCGCTCAGATTCCCAACGTCATGATCATCCCCATGCCGGACTATCGGCCAAAGTATCCTAAAATCGACCCGGAAGAGGTCATTAATCCGAACCATCCGAACCTCACGATTTGGGGCAACAAGATCGAGGCCTGTGTCTTTATCGGCGTGCATTGCCATTATGCCAACTTGACCTTGAAAATGATCCGTGCGGGAACGAACTGCCTGACGATGGCGATCTGTGCGGAGCAGGGCCACGAAGATGCCATGTTGACGATTCGGGATTCGGATATCATCAAGTTGAAGAAAACGGCTCAGCTCTTCAAGCGGGTGCGTGAGGAAATGGGTATCAAACTGCCTGAGAACGGCGAAAACGTACGGTTTACTGGTACGCAATCGAGAGTTCATGGTGGAAAGACTCACACGAATCCCCTCACATTTGCCCCTGTGGCGGTGGGCGTTGCCGGTGCGGCCGCTTTCGGCCATTCCGCCGAGCAGATGAAGCGTGAAGGCTAA
- a CDS encoding transketolase C-terminal domain-containing protein: MFLEAPRTKEFITGSEAAKEAIRRSNVDLAIAYPITPQSETMQLVGVLYGEGYVKEYYRGEEEVGVMAAIAGGSRAGVRCYTATAGPGTLRGLEGIASWPGHRLPVVAMFTCRVVNAPLAIQPDNIEVAYLLNCGMIVFHAENQQDMYDFTLAGFTISEKNDVTLPVGVCCDGFFVTHARGYVRMQDRSMKLPPREAWRGAVPVLDAENPPARLSRDAPVQKSNFMAYNIHAVWQQEVWAAVERSRKYINQYMGGLLTAENVEGAEAVIIASGSAAAQSREAVRICAEKGIKIGLIKIRSLRPFPTKELRELCGKAKLIVVPEFNYPGWLAKEVATAIYGFSNAKIIGGPRVYGGQSMPVELIVDEVESGLTGKKSTNVAQSSIMGGTVNQDDVAHFMRSI, translated from the coding sequence ATGTTCCTCGAGGCCCCGCGAACGAAAGAGTTCATTACGGGCAGCGAAGCGGCGAAAGAAGCCATTCGGCGATCCAATGTGGATTTGGCCATCGCCTACCCCATCACTCCACAGAGCGAAACGATGCAGCTTGTCGGCGTGTTGTATGGCGAGGGGTATGTCAAAGAGTATTACCGTGGTGAAGAAGAAGTCGGTGTGATGGCGGCTATTGCCGGTGGATCACGCGCCGGCGTTCGTTGTTATACGGCGACCGCTGGTCCTGGTACGTTGCGAGGACTGGAAGGCATTGCATCATGGCCCGGGCATCGGTTGCCGGTCGTCGCCATGTTTACTTGTCGCGTCGTCAATGCTCCATTGGCCATTCAGCCTGACAATATCGAAGTCGCGTACTTGTTGAATTGCGGCATGATCGTGTTCCATGCCGAGAATCAACAAGACATGTACGATTTTACGCTGGCGGGTTTCACGATCAGCGAGAAAAACGATGTGACGCTTCCCGTCGGTGTCTGCTGTGACGGATTCTTTGTCACGCATGCCCGCGGGTATGTTCGAATGCAAGACCGCAGCATGAAGCTGCCTCCTCGCGAGGCCTGGCGCGGTGCGGTGCCAGTGCTCGATGCGGAGAATCCTCCCGCCCGTTTGTCACGCGATGCCCCGGTGCAGAAGTCAAACTTTATGGCCTATAACATCCATGCGGTTTGGCAGCAGGAAGTCTGGGCGGCAGTCGAACGGTCCCGCAAATACATCAATCAGTACATGGGCGGTTTGCTCACGGCAGAAAATGTCGAAGGTGCCGAGGCGGTAATCATTGCTTCAGGCAGTGCCGCAGCTCAGTCGCGTGAAGCGGTTCGTATTTGCGCAGAAAAGGGTATTAAGATCGGCTTGATCAAGATCCGGTCGCTCCGTCCGTTCCCGACGAAAGAGTTGCGGGAACTCTGTGGAAAAGCGAAGCTCATTGTTGTCCCGGAGTTCAACTATCCAGGATGGCTGGCGAAAGAAGTGGCCACTGCAATTTACGGCTTCTCCAACGCCAAGATCATCGGCGGGCCAAGAGTCTATGGCGGTCAGTCGATGCCGGTGGAGTTGATCGTGGACGAAGTCGAGTCCGGTCTGACTGGAAAGAAGTCGACCAACGTCGCTCAGTCTTCGATCATGGGTGGAACCGTCAATCAGGATGACGTCGCACATTTTATGCGCAGCATCTAA
- a CDS encoding PAS domain S-box protein: protein MNSQELLSSKREPPSFKHRLGLLVGTAIIATGGFTLAVYDTVTTVQIHGPLYAQIVQSKDLTTDALPPPLYIVDSYLVTLELLSAPPSKREALVGRFKQLEQAFIVKQTEWRDRLPPGLLRDNLTESGRRATEFYEQWNREFLPAIERGDTRIMANLVHGPLTSRFQQHRQEILELIELADRERRQVEGEASSVLKNRTYLLGVLGLSLLGTIFLVGWLINRQISAPLMRSLQDSEEQTRSIVNSALDAIIVMDEQGRITDWNPQAEQILGWTRLDVIGRKLSDTIVPSQYREAHSRGLQHYLATGEGPALGKRLELIALRADGTEFPIELTITPLKLTSGTTFSGFIRDISERKQWEEQLRIVVESAPSGMVMVDQNGIMRMVNAEMEKIFGYPRAELLGQPIERLIPKTVQHQQVKDRIAFIDQPRSRAMGMEPDLKGQRKDGSEFPTEVGLRSVQTAAGLVIIATITDITERKHVETELRQAKESAESASVAKSQFLANMSHEIRTPMNGVLGMAELLLNTPLTDKQRHLAESVHRSGTALLGVINEILDFSKIEAGKLELERLEFGLRETVEEAIDLFAESAGRKGVTLTCFLPEEIPARAIGDPGRLRQVLLNLVGNAMKFTPHGTVTVWFHLLAQDAQTLTLKCAVTDTGIGIPPSAQAGLFTAFSQADGSTTRQFGGTGLGLAIVKQLVQLMGGEVGLTSAPGQGSTFWFTARLGCAAPQDQAQVEHPQFLTGLRVLIVDDHPTNLFVLNAPLTAWGAEVVPADSGAAALDVLRQYANHRTPFDLALLDICMPGMDGLMLARAIKADPALRTVGLLALNSGEHQAPGWQTEPLGFLAWLQKPVRQSTLRDCLRRHLQGATAAPFTAVPTARTPRETGRRILLVEDNPVNREVATGMLDLLGYRVDSAKDGRQALERSETVSYDLILMDCQMPVMDGFTATAGIRERERQTQATHIPIIALTANAMEGDRERCLTIGMDDYLSKPFTQHQLKDLLDRWINQPNGSEPSGMPLVASTTASPNPSTPFVQPEQVESAGLVDRSAWEPIRRLKRPGHPDPLGKLLSTYMEDSRTLVEHLRQAIDCNDSARLHALAHRLKSSSATLGALSMAAHCKELEALGRDHRTEEAPEHLRQLERDFTAVCSVFQAALNKETPRDA from the coding sequence ATGAACTCGCAGGAGTTGCTTTCTTCAAAGCGAGAGCCCCCATCCTTCAAACACCGACTTGGGCTGCTTGTCGGTACCGCAATCATCGCCACCGGAGGGTTTACCCTCGCGGTGTACGATACCGTCACGACGGTGCAGATTCACGGACCACTCTACGCCCAAATCGTTCAAAGCAAGGACCTGACGACGGATGCACTCCCTCCTCCGCTCTACATCGTAGACTCCTATCTTGTGACATTGGAACTACTGAGCGCCCCGCCCTCAAAACGAGAAGCACTCGTTGGGCGATTCAAACAGCTCGAGCAAGCATTTATCGTCAAGCAAACTGAATGGCGCGACCGCCTGCCCCCAGGACTGTTACGGGACAACCTCACCGAGTCTGGCCGACGCGCAACAGAGTTCTACGAACAATGGAACCGCGAATTTCTGCCAGCCATTGAACGCGGGGATACCCGCATCATGGCCAATCTCGTGCACGGCCCCCTCACCAGCCGTTTTCAACAGCATCGACAAGAAATTCTCGAACTCATCGAACTCGCTGACAGGGAGCGTCGTCAAGTCGAAGGGGAAGCCAGCTCCGTGCTCAAAAATCGGACGTACCTCCTCGGAGTACTGGGCCTGAGCCTACTCGGCACAATTTTCCTGGTGGGTTGGCTGATCAATCGCCAGATCAGCGCACCACTCATGCGCAGCCTCCAAGACAGCGAAGAGCAAACTCGTTCAATCGTGAATAGTGCATTGGATGCCATCATCGTCATGGACGAACAGGGTCGAATAACCGACTGGAATCCTCAGGCCGAACAGATCCTCGGATGGACCAGACTCGATGTGATCGGGCGGAAGCTCTCGGACACCATCGTCCCCTCGCAATATCGCGAAGCCCACAGCCGGGGATTGCAACATTACCTGGCAACAGGTGAAGGCCCGGCGCTGGGAAAACGATTGGAGCTTATCGCGTTACGCGCCGATGGAACGGAGTTTCCCATCGAACTGACCATTACACCGCTCAAACTGACATCGGGGACGACCTTCAGCGGCTTTATCAGGGATATTTCCGAGAGAAAACAGTGGGAGGAACAGCTGCGCATCGTGGTGGAATCCGCACCAAGTGGAATGGTCATGGTCGACCAGAACGGCATCATGCGCATGGTGAACGCCGAAATGGAAAAGATCTTCGGGTATCCGCGGGCCGAGCTCCTAGGCCAACCGATTGAGCGCCTGATCCCGAAGACCGTCCAACATCAACAGGTCAAAGACCGAATCGCATTTATAGATCAGCCCAGGTCGAGAGCAATGGGCATGGAACCTGACCTGAAGGGACAACGCAAGGATGGCTCAGAATTCCCTACCGAAGTGGGATTGAGGTCAGTGCAGACCGCTGCCGGACTCGTCATTATTGCCACTATTACGGATATTACGGAACGAAAACATGTGGAGACCGAGCTACGCCAGGCAAAGGAAAGCGCCGAATCGGCCAGCGTGGCCAAGTCGCAGTTCCTCGCCAACATGAGCCACGAAATCAGGACGCCCATGAACGGGGTCCTCGGCATGGCGGAACTGTTGCTCAATACCCCCCTGACCGACAAACAGCGGCACCTGGCCGAGAGCGTCCATCGCTCCGGCACCGCCCTCCTGGGCGTCATCAACGAGATTTTGGATTTCTCGAAAATCGAAGCCGGCAAGCTGGAGCTGGAGCGCCTCGAGTTCGGGCTCCGAGAAACAGTGGAAGAGGCCATCGATCTGTTTGCTGAATCGGCCGGGCGGAAAGGGGTGACCTTGACCTGCTTTCTCCCCGAAGAGATCCCGGCCCGTGCCATCGGCGATCCGGGACGCCTCCGGCAGGTGCTCCTGAACCTGGTGGGCAACGCCATGAAGTTCACCCCACACGGCACCGTGACGGTCTGGTTCCACCTCCTGGCGCAGGACGCCCAGACGCTGACGTTGAAATGCGCCGTCACCGATACCGGCATCGGCATCCCCCCCTCGGCGCAGGCGGGTCTTTTCACCGCATTTTCCCAAGCCGACGGGTCTACCACCAGACAGTTCGGCGGCACGGGACTCGGGTTGGCCATCGTGAAACAACTCGTGCAGCTCATGGGCGGCGAGGTGGGCCTCACCAGTGCGCCGGGCCAGGGCTCGACGTTTTGGTTCACGGCGCGCCTGGGCTGTGCCGCACCACAGGACCAGGCCCAGGTGGAGCATCCTCAATTCCTAACCGGCCTCCGGGTGCTCATCGTGGATGACCATCCGACGAATCTCTTTGTGCTGAACGCACCGCTCACCGCCTGGGGGGCCGAGGTGGTCCCTGCAGACAGTGGCGCCGCCGCCCTGGACGTCTTACGTCAGTACGCGAACCATCGGACGCCGTTCGACCTGGCCCTGCTCGACATCTGCATGCCCGGCATGGATGGCCTGATGCTCGCCCGCGCGATTAAGGCCGATCCCGCGCTCCGCACCGTCGGCCTCCTGGCCCTCAACTCCGGCGAGCACCAGGCCCCCGGCTGGCAGACTGAGCCGCTGGGCTTTCTCGCATGGCTGCAGAAACCGGTGCGCCAATCGACGTTGCGGGATTGCTTGCGCCGGCATCTCCAGGGTGCGACCGCTGCCCCGTTCACGGCCGTGCCCACCGCCCGCACGCCACGGGAAACCGGCCGCCGCATACTCCTGGTCGAAGACAATCCCGTCAACCGCGAGGTCGCGACCGGGATGCTGGACCTCCTCGGCTACCGGGTCGACAGCGCCAAAGACGGCCGTCAGGCCCTTGAACGCTCCGAGACTGTCTCCTACGACCTCATTCTCATGGACTGCCAGATGCCCGTCATGGATGGCTTCACGGCCACAGCCGGCATTCGTGAGCGGGAACGGCAGACGCAGGCAACCCACATCCCCATCATTGCCCTCACGGCCAACGCCATGGAAGGAGACCGGGAACGCTGCCTGACGATCGGCATGGACGACTATCTCAGTAAACCCTTCACCCAACATCAACTGAAGGACCTCTTGGATCGGTGGATCAACCAGCCCAACGGGTCGGAGCCATCAGGAATGCCCCTCGTGGCTTCAACCACGGCCTCGCCCAATCCTTCAACGCCGTTCGTTCAGCCGGAGCAAGTCGAGTCAGCAGGCCTGGTCGATCGCTCAGCCTGGGAACCCATCCGCAGGCTGAAACGACCGGGACATCCTGACCCGCTCGGAAAGCTGCTGTCCACCTACATGGAAGATTCACGGACTCTCGTCGAGCACTTACGCCAGGCCATCGACTGCAACGATTCGGCCAGGCTCCATGCCCTGGCGCACCGCCTCAAATCCAGCAGCGCCACGCTAGGCGCCTTGTCCATGGCGGCCCATTGCAAGGAACTGGAAGCTTTGGGCCGCGATCATCGAACCGAGGAGGCACCAGAGCACCTTCGTCAATTGGAACGGGATTTCACGGCCGTCTGCTCCGTCTTTCAAGCCGCACTCAACAAGGAAACACCCCGTGACGCCTGA
- a CDS encoding small ribosomal subunit Rsm22 family protein: MPMQPFNDKKSCSLSPEILRALARVSSEQSLQGNALAQAVVNLSRLFTTERAALPPRYLDDAGHAAAYASYFLPVNLSKVQVLLDELPNGSEREAQDRPMAVLDLGCGPGTGSVALLDWLWHRSPEHAKSVSVLATDGSLAPLQDTKRLWDAYCREVGISSEGLRCVVGNLEHPLKGDLGKQIVRGGSYDLIIMANCLNEMFPVSVDPHAERATVVAQLLPFLAPHGTIMIVEPALRQTARALHLVRNHLLKQGVCTVYSPCLHEGACPALDRPDDWCHEERPWQTPPAIAEIDREVGFIKDALKFSYLLLRTDGRTIVPRSPQTFRVVSELRKLKGDTRAWLCNELGRSEVGRLDRASSETNAELEACHRGAIIRLEGIQRKEGGALGRIPVDGRVKLIRSA, translated from the coding sequence ATGCCCATGCAACCCTTCAACGACAAGAAATCATGCAGCCTGTCACCTGAAATTCTCAGAGCTCTGGCACGAGTGTCGTCCGAGCAAAGTCTCCAAGGTAACGCCTTAGCGCAAGCGGTCGTCAACCTTTCGCGTCTCTTTACCACCGAACGCGCAGCATTGCCGCCGAGGTACTTGGATGATGCTGGCCATGCAGCTGCCTATGCGTCGTATTTTCTTCCCGTGAACCTTTCAAAAGTTCAAGTCTTGTTAGATGAGCTGCCAAACGGCAGCGAACGGGAAGCTCAGGATCGTCCGATGGCGGTGCTTGATCTCGGCTGTGGTCCAGGAACTGGTTCCGTCGCTCTCTTGGACTGGTTGTGGCACCGCAGCCCTGAGCATGCGAAGTCTGTGTCGGTCCTGGCGACAGATGGTTCTCTCGCGCCACTGCAGGATACGAAGAGATTGTGGGACGCCTATTGCCGGGAGGTCGGGATATCCAGCGAAGGTCTGCGATGTGTGGTGGGCAATCTCGAGCATCCCCTCAAAGGCGATCTGGGCAAGCAGATTGTGCGTGGCGGTTCGTATGACCTGATTATCATGGCGAATTGTCTGAACGAAATGTTCCCGGTATCGGTCGATCCCCATGCCGAACGTGCCACGGTTGTTGCGCAGCTTCTGCCATTTCTCGCACCGCATGGCACAATCATGATCGTTGAACCGGCGTTACGGCAAACGGCTCGTGCGCTGCATCTCGTACGTAATCATCTGCTCAAACAGGGCGTCTGTACGGTATATAGCCCCTGCCTGCATGAGGGGGCCTGTCCTGCATTAGACCGTCCAGACGATTGGTGCCATGAGGAGCGACCCTGGCAGACGCCTCCTGCGATTGCCGAGATCGATCGGGAGGTGGGGTTTATTAAAGACGCATTGAAGTTTTCTTATCTATTGCTGCGCACTGACGGTCGCACCATTGTGCCGCGTAGTCCGCAGACTTTCCGGGTCGTGAGCGAACTGCGAAAATTGAAAGGCGATACGCGGGCATGGCTTTGCAATGAACTGGGCCGGTCGGAGGTTGGGCGACTCGACCGCGCCTCGTCCGAGACCAATGCAGAATTGGAAGCTTGTCATCGAGGGGCGATTATTCGGCTCGAAGGGATACAGCGGAAAGAGGGGGGAGCTTTGGGACGGATACCGGTAGATGGAAGGGTGAAGTTAATACGATCGGCCTAA
- a CDS encoding methylenetetrahydrofolate reductase C-terminal domain-containing protein gives MSTRVIIPGEDDGAQQTGGVHKRPPIPDNSLKAECPKFMSHGPCGGVRKGGFCEVYPEMACPWVTLYIQLEKIGQVEWMKQV, from the coding sequence ATGTCAACACGCGTAATCATTCCCGGCGAAGACGACGGCGCGCAGCAGACCGGTGGGGTCCATAAACGCCCCCCGATTCCTGACAATTCGCTCAAAGCCGAATGTCCAAAATTCATGAGCCACGGCCCCTGTGGAGGCGTTCGCAAAGGGGGATTCTGTGAGGTCTACCCCGAAATGGCCTGCCCCTGGGTAACCCTCTACATTCAGCTGGAAAAAATTGGCCAAGTAGAATGGATGAAACAAGTCTAA
- a CDS encoding dual specificity protein phosphatase: protein MHFITETLLVGNINDASEPPAQVSAVLLVAAEFTTQPPTWLSSGRIPFSEYAEAEPLLLDRAVSWVEQHASDNRVMVCCRAGMSRSVSVVMAYLCCVQGMTYAEVLKLVTTRRPGAMPLPNLEKAIIQVRLLRQTRMMNKPGLGSRRSSDS from the coding sequence ATGCACTTTATTACCGAGACACTCCTGGTTGGAAATATCAACGACGCGAGCGAGCCGCCGGCACAGGTCAGTGCAGTGCTTCTGGTTGCGGCTGAATTCACCACACAACCTCCCACATGGCTCTCGTCTGGCAGGATTCCGTTTTCAGAATATGCTGAAGCCGAGCCCCTTCTATTGGACCGGGCCGTGAGCTGGGTCGAACAGCATGCTTCTGACAATCGGGTGATGGTCTGTTGCCGTGCCGGGATGAGCCGGTCTGTATCGGTAGTCATGGCCTATCTCTGCTGTGTCCAGGGGATGACCTATGCGGAGGTTTTGAAGTTGGTCACGACTCGTCGGCCTGGCGCCATGCCCCTTCCCAATCTTGAGAAAGCCATCATTCAGGTTCGTCTCCTTCGCCAAACTCGCATGATGAACAAGCCAGGCCTCGGGTCACGTCGAAGCTCTGACTCCTAG
- the mutM gene encoding bifunctional DNA-formamidopyrimidine glycosylase/DNA-(apurinic or apyrimidinic site) lyase, which yields MPELPEAEAVARQIRDRLLGAQLRECQVGREDIVREGLSTLSWYRGAWLEDVERYGKSVALGFRKEGELRYIVAELGMTGLLLFHATQTKHPQHVHVRMSFTEGRESELRYWNPRRFGRMSLLDQAGLDAYRVRRFGVDPLVVSRDEFIRLMEARRGRLKPLLMHQQVIAGIGNIYANEILFRARLHPNREVNRLREATIVTLHETMQSVLREAISYGGSSVKDFFAPDGTEGQYKRRHLVYGKEGQPCPNHCGQTIVRLQSERSSFVCLACQTLKSPLRSRAAAS from the coding sequence ATGCCGGAATTGCCAGAAGCAGAGGCCGTTGCCCGTCAGATACGGGATCGTTTACTTGGTGCACAACTCCGCGAGTGCCAGGTGGGCCGTGAAGATATTGTTCGAGAAGGGTTGTCCACGCTCTCGTGGTATCGCGGCGCGTGGCTGGAAGATGTAGAGCGATATGGCAAAAGTGTGGCGCTGGGCTTCAGGAAAGAGGGCGAACTACGATACATCGTCGCAGAGCTTGGTATGACCGGCCTCTTGCTTTTTCACGCGACGCAAACGAAGCATCCGCAGCATGTACATGTTCGCATGTCGTTCACGGAGGGGCGTGAGTCGGAGCTACGCTATTGGAATCCCCGACGATTCGGGCGGATGTCCTTACTGGATCAGGCGGGACTCGATGCCTATCGCGTCCGCCGGTTTGGCGTGGACCCTCTCGTGGTATCGCGCGATGAGTTCATTCGTCTGATGGAAGCCAGACGTGGCAGGCTCAAGCCGCTGTTAATGCATCAGCAAGTCATCGCGGGGATCGGGAATATCTATGCAAATGAAATTCTCTTCCGCGCCAGGCTCCATCCGAACCGTGAGGTGAATCGGCTGCGCGAGGCGACGATCGTCACGCTCCATGAGACAATGCAATCGGTGCTGCGCGAAGCGATTTCTTATGGCGGATCGAGCGTCAAAGATTTCTTCGCGCCGGATGGCACGGAAGGCCAATACAAGCGTCGTCACCTCGTCTATGGCAAAGAAGGTCAACCCTGTCCCAACCACTGCGGACAGACAATTGTCCGTCTGCAAAGTGAGCGCAGTTCCTTTGTGTGCCTCGCTTGCCAGACGCTCAAGTCTCCCCTCAGGTCTCGTGCCGCAGCAAGCTGA